The Lycium barbarum isolate Lr01 chromosome 9, ASM1917538v2, whole genome shotgun sequence genome has a segment encoding these proteins:
- the LOC132612271 gene encoding uncharacterized protein LOC132612271: MVQKMFKVKKYIEQAGLYEDDLMSMLKFSVKKMYLLMRGVFTKVPWRRMVCNNYGAPKWIFILRLAAHERLYTRDRLVKWGVTKNPDCPLCQNGLETIAHLFFQCTYSATVWRELLKWQGIQRLPMEWTQELKWANEHAKGRNNKAEVYRMVMAASVYHIWIERNNMIFQ; this comes from the coding sequence ATGGTGCAAAAGATGTTTAAGGTGAAAAAATACATAGAGCAGGCTGGTTTATATGAAGATGATCTAATGAGTATGCTAAAGTTCTCTGTCAAGAAGATGTATTTGTTGATGAGAGGTGTATTTACGAAGGTGCCTTGGAGAAGAATGGTATGCAACAATTATGGTGCACCAAAATGGATCTTCATTTTGAGATTGGCAGCACATGAGAGACTTTACACAAGAGACAGGTTGGTGAAATGGGGAGTGACAAAAAATCCTGACTGTCCACTTTGCCAGAATGGTTTGGAAACTATAGCGCACCTATTCTTTCAGTGCACATACTCAGCAACAGTTTGGAGGGAACTACTAAAGTGGCAAGGGATTCAGAGATTACCCATGGAATGGACTCAGGAACTAAAATGGGCAAATGAACATGCAAAGGGAAGGAACAACAAAGCAGAAGTATATAGAATGGTGATGGCTGCAAGTGTCTACCATATATGGATTGAGAGGAATAATATGATCTTTCAATAG
- the LOC132612272 gene encoding uncharacterized protein LOC132612272 produces the protein MGAVAQLINIQDPPMNSRVSEVIHNGAWHIEMMQFPEFLAEQILSVDIGDQNSKDYAIWTPNSNGIFSTASAWSLARQRKEKSPLLKKIWNNYIPFKMSFLMWKLLKNKLPFDDILYKFKQNLASKCFCCRTPRSETIQHSFMDGDIVVSIWKYFGSPLGISWEDTQIRNFLKKWWSLKPKNSIHQILLQTTPMVVCWEIWKARCAERYGNTTVSLNRIKYHIFSHLKWILFKVKKDKNWGTDWFFICDQIINLVPKIECIMVKWEKSKGHGFKLNTDGSKMGNGQAGAGGICRDVDGNIIMAFPSRLGNESSNTAEAKAALQGLKWCSQNGIHNLILEGDSQLIINMLTGVSIPPWHLKEIIIEAQGLAQKINCRFQHCYRETN, from the coding sequence ATGGGGGCAGTAGCTCAGCTTATTAACATTCAAGATCCTCCTATGAATTCTAGAGTTTCTGAGGTTATTCACAACGGGGCTTGGCACATCGAGATGATGCAATTTCCCGAATTCTTAGCTGAACAAATTCTTTCTGTTGATATAGGGGATCAGAACTCTAAAGATTATGCTATTTGGACCCCTAATAGCAACGGGATTTTCTCAACGGCTAGTGCTTGGAGTTTAGCAAGACAAAGAAAAGAGAAGTCCCCTTTGTTGAAGAAAATATGGAACAATTACATACCATTCAAAATGTCTTTTTTGATGTGGAAGTTGCTGAAGAACAAACTACCTTTTGATGATATACTTTACAAGTTTAAACAAAACTTGGCTTCTAAATGCTTCTGTTGCAGAACCCCGCGGAGTGAGACAATTCAACATTCGTTTATGGATGGTGATATTGTTGTTTCAATATGGAAATATTTTGGCAGTCCTTTGGGTATCAGCTGGGAAGACACTCAGATCAGAAATTTTCTTAAGAAATGGTGGAGTCTCAAGCCAAAGAATTCAATTCACCAAATTTTGCTACAAACCACTCCCATGGTGGTTTGTTGGGAAATTTGGAAAGCCAGATGTGCTGAGAGGTATGGCAACACTACAGTGTCTTTGAATAGGATTAAGTACCACATTTTCTCTCATTTAAAATGGATACTTTTTAAAGTGAAGAAAGACAAGAACTGGGGGACTGATTGGTTTTTCATCTGTGATCAAATTATAAATTTGGTCCCAAAAATAGAATGCATAATGGTGAAGTGGGAAAAATCGAAAGGTCATGGGTTTAAGCTCAATACTGATGGCAGCAAGATGGGGAATGGTCAAGCGGGGGCTGGAGGGATTTGCAGAGATGTTGATGGAAATATTATCATGGCTTTTCCTTCTCGATTGGGGAATGAAAGTAGCAACACTGCAGAAGCAAAGGCTGCACTACAAGGACTAAAGTGGTGTTCACAAAATGGTATTCATAACTTGATCTTGGAAGGCGACTCGCAGTTGATTATTAACATGCTAACAGGCGTATCTATTCCCCCGTGGCACTTGAAAGAAATCATCATCGAAGCCCAAGGCCTTGCTCAAAAGATCAACTGTCGTTTCCAACATTGTTATAGGGAGACAAATTAG
- the LOC132612273 gene encoding uncharacterized protein LOC132612273, translating into MINTISWNIRGVKSRGAFERLKFLSKIHKTHFIAVQEPFVHSSKIEQYKRRLAFEGCLGNCNGKIWFFWISGFNVTVVVDDEQQITVKVTNNTNDEVFYFTFVYAKSKHPLRTSLWESLRNCISMINGPWCINGDFNVIMSPDEKKGGKPHRMEKSWDFITCMDDCGMVDAGFTGLRFTWCNTRGKPHRIWKRLDRVFFNHQCHDPTP; encoded by the coding sequence ATGATTAATACAATCTCGTGGAATATTAGAGGGGTTAAGTCAAGGGGGGCTTTTGAAAGATTAAAGTTCCTATCCAAAATTCATAAAACACATTTTATTGCTGTTCAGGAGCCTTTTGTTCATTCTAGTAAAATCGAGCAATACAAAAGGAGACTTGCTTTTGAAGGATGTTTGGGCAACTGCAATGGGAAAATATGGTTTTTTTGGATTTCTGGTTTCAATGTTACGGTGGTGGTGGATGATGAACAACAAATTACAGTGAAGGTGACCAACAACACAAATGATGAAGTCTTTTATTTCACCTTTGTATATGCAAAATCTAAACATCCTTTAAGAACTTCTCTTTGGGAAAGTCTGAGAAACTGTATCAGCATGATTAATGGTCCTTGGTGCATTAAtggagatttcaatgtcattATGAGCCCGGATGAAAAAAAAGGAGGGAAACCCCACAGAATGGAGAAAAGTTGGGACTTTATAACTTGTATGGATGATTGCGGGATGGTCGATGCTGGCTTCACAGGGCTAAGATTTACATGGTGCAACACAAGGGGAAAACCACACAGAATATGGAAGAGATTGGATAGGGTGTTCTTTAATcatcagtgtcacgacccaaccccgtag
- the LOC132612274 gene encoding SRP-independent targeting protein 1-like → MDMQAVLDKNLPARALRIRNKNYQKRLKANRKNKQTKWMVKKMEKMDPQKQLQAEKDMQKGIQNQVVATILPHAMKNDTYTGHSGQPPADSPITVRNSFQQLDVDDTENENGEDPGDSSNGGKLTNMDVPVESLFPQQSNQEENITIRNNAQNSKSNPSTPTNQNKQDISIPVKAYERSTGKHKHISIDKMENSINKSKGRDSQCEKHTTKSTISAGFSMQSPDAKKKPPDTPPKHEFVQSKLSEMKGINLYVDLNCNEDIDVIITNSESDQEKNKKDSQHNTQEVLEDSSEYESSLGDARDDDDDDDEEFQEEEDYEECNSTNEDELLKTFAPRTVSHEQDSEDAITQQENKIIMSGNLSPRGTKGSMIDQTKNMADQGPVTRAKVKANQIGAISTNV, encoded by the coding sequence ATGGATATGCAGGCTGTTTTAGATAAGAATCTACCAGCAAGAGCTTTGAGAATTAGAAACAAGAACTATCAGAAGAGATTAAAAGCTAACAGGAAAAACAAACAAACTAAATGGATGGTAAAGAAGATGGAGAAAATGGATCCCCAAAAACAGTTACAAGCTGAGAAAGATATGCAGAAGGGAATTCAAAATCAAGTAGTGGCGACAATACTTCCCCATGCCATGAAAAACGACACATACACTGGGCACTCTGGCCAACCACCAGCTGACAGCCCCATCACTGTGAGAAACTCATTTCAGCAGCTTGACGTTGATGACACGGAGAATGAGAATGGTGAAGATCCTGGTGATAGTTCAAATGGAGGAAAGCTTACTAATATGGATGTCCCGGTTGAGAGCCTGTTTCCACAACAAAGCAATCAAGAGGAAAACATTACCATAAGAAATAATGCACAGAACAGTAAGTCGAATCCTTCGACTCCTACAAATCAGAACAAGCAAGATATTAGCATTCCAGTGAAAGCTTATGAAAGATCCACTGGAAAACATAAACATATCTCAATTGACAAGATGGAAAATAGCATAAACAAGAGTAAAGGAAGGGATTCACAATGTGAGAAGCATACAACCAAATCCACAATTTCGGCAGGATTTTCTATGCAATCTCCAGATGCTAAGAAGAAACCTCCTGATACACCTCCTAAGCATGAATTTGTACAGTCAAAATTATCTGAGATGAAAGGAATCAACCTATATGTTGACCTGAATTGCAATGAAGATATTGATGTTATCATTACCAATTCAGAATCTGAccaggaaaagaataaaaaagacAGTCAACATAACACCCAAGAGGTTTTGGAAGATTCCAGTGAATATGAATCAAGTTTGGGGGATGcaagggatgatgatgatgatgatgatgaagaattCCAAGAAGAAGAAGATTATGAGGAATGTAATTCAACTAACGAGGATGAGCTTCTGAAGACTTTTGCACCGAGAACAGTCTCGCATGAACAAGACAGTGAAGATGCAATCACCCAACAGGAAAACAAAATCATTATGTCGGGAAATTTATCACCAAGAGGAACAAAAGGAAGCATGATAGACCAGACCAAGAATATGGCAGATCAAGGCCCTGTCACAAGGGCTAAAGTTAAAGCCAATCAAATAGGTGCTATCTCAACAAATGTTTAA
- the LOC132609735 gene encoding AT-hook motif nuclear-localized protein 23-like, with amino-acid sequence MAGLDLSTASRYVHQLHHPADFNLQRQPDDEANKNQFSDDHHHEDNGHQNQGDIVGRRPRGRPPGSKNKPKPPVIITRESANTLRAHILEIGNGCDVFECVSTYARRRQRGICILSGSGTVTNVSIRQPAAAGSVVTLHGRFEILSLSGSFLPPPAPPGATSLTIFLAGGQGQVVGGSVVGELIASGPVIVIASSFTNVAYERLPLEDDNEGGGLQMQPQVSQVSSGNNGPNSGAGVNNNNNSQFPDPSSGFPFFNLPLNMPNGQLPFGV; translated from the exons ATGGCTGGTTTGGATTTAAGCACTGCTTCTCGTTATGTTCATCAACTTCACCATCCAGCTGACTTCAATCTACAAAGGCAGCCAGATGATGAAGCTAATAAGAACCAATTTTCCGATGATCATCACCACGAGGATAACGGTCACCAGAATCAAG GTGATATCGTTGGCCGGAGACCTAGAGGACGGCCGCCGGGGTCGAAAAACAAGCCAAAACCACCAGTAATTATCACTAGGGAAAGTGCAAACACATTGAGAGCACATATATTGGAGATTGGAAATGGATGTGATGTATTTGAGTGTGTTTCAACTTATGCTCGGCGAAGACAAAGAGGAATCTGTATATTAAGTGGCAGTGGGACAGTAACAAATGTTAGCATAAGACAACCTGCGGCAGCTGGTTCTGTAGTAACATTGCACGGAAGATTTGAGATTCTTTCACTTTCTGGCTCATTCTTGCCTCCACCAGCTCCACCAG GTGCGACGAGTCTGACGATTTTCTTGGCTGGTGGACAAGGGCAAGTAGTTGGAGGAAGTGTAGTAGGGGAATTGATTGCTTCTGGACCAGTTATTGTTATAGCTTCATCTTTTACAAATGTTGCTTATGAGAGACTGCCATTAGAGGATGATAATGAAGGAGGAGGACTTCAAATGCAACCACAAGTATCACAAGTCTCTAGTGGCAATAATGGCCCTAATAGTGGTGCTggtgttaataataataataatagccaaTTTCCTGATCCTTCATCTGGATTTCCATTCTTTAATCTTCCTTTGAATATGCCTAATGGTCAACTACCATTTGGTGTCTAA